The Carnobacterium mobile DSM 4848 genome includes a window with the following:
- the jag gene encoding RNA-binding cell elongation regulator Jag/EloR — protein MNKYTAQAATTAEAIQKGLKILGISEKEASIEVITEGKKGVFGFGQKDAIVIVEKKKIEAPLTRSDAKIDSAAILENLEGPEAQKQVKAEFQEEKEASHQVDQEVTDTTKNVQNDEEAVQLVSAYLIDIAQKMGAPATVSADIDASQRQVVFHIHTEKAGLIIGKHGKVLNALQSLAQVVLYHHAKTKFTVIVNVGDYRERREATLKHLAERTAEKVMTTNQPVFLEPMPAFERKQIHFYLSKNKQVTTHSEGNEPHRYLVVEPTK, from the coding sequence ATGAATAAGTACACAGCTCAAGCAGCGACAACAGCAGAAGCGATTCAAAAAGGATTAAAAATTTTGGGTATCAGTGAAAAAGAAGCTTCTATTGAAGTTATTACTGAAGGAAAAAAAGGCGTATTTGGTTTTGGTCAAAAAGATGCGATTGTGATAGTTGAAAAGAAAAAAATCGAAGCACCTCTAACACGATCAGATGCAAAAATTGATTCAGCGGCTATACTAGAAAACTTAGAAGGCCCGGAAGCTCAAAAGCAAGTTAAAGCAGAGTTTCAAGAAGAGAAAGAAGCGTCTCATCAAGTGGACCAAGAAGTTACAGATACGACTAAAAACGTGCAAAATGATGAAGAAGCAGTGCAATTAGTTTCCGCTTATTTAATTGATATTGCTCAAAAAATGGGTGCTCCGGCAACTGTATCAGCAGATATTGATGCCTCACAACGTCAAGTCGTTTTTCATATCCATACCGAAAAAGCTGGTTTGATTATCGGCAAACACGGGAAAGTTTTAAATGCTTTGCAATCACTTGCGCAAGTAGTGTTGTACCACCATGCAAAAACTAAGTTCACTGTTATAGTGAATGTTGGAGATTACAGGGAACGCCGTGAAGCTACGTTAAAACATCTGGCTGAACGCACTGCAGAAAAAGTTATGACTACTAATCAACCTGTTTTTTTAGAACCGATGCCTGCTTTTGAAAGAAAACAAATCCATTTTTACTTAAGTAAAAATAAACAAGTGACAACCCATTCAGAGGGCAATGAGCCTCATCGTTATTTAGTGGTTGAACCGACAAAATAA
- the treP gene encoding PTS system trehalose-specific EIIBC component has translation MADYKQDAKQLLQDIGGPENISAVSHCATRMRFVLNDPAKADSKKIEEIPAVKGTFTQAGQYQVIIGNDVATFYNEFAKISGKEGVSKDEVKAASKQNQNPVQRAMSVLAEIFSPIIPAIVVGGLILGFRNILEGVPMESLGQQVIDGAAQFTKAGAPIYNTIVDVSQFWSGVNSFLWLIGEAIFHFLPVGITWSIAKKMGTTQILGIVLGITLVSPQLLNAYSVAETAAADVPFWDFGYFQIDMIGYQAQVIPAMLAGFLLAYLELWLRKVIPQAVSMIFVPFFALVPTVLIAHTVLGPIGWVIGGWISSLVYAGLGSSVNWLFGALFGFLYSPLVITGLHHMSNAIDLQLIADYGGTNLWPMIALSNIAQGSAVLAIIFLHRGDKKEEQVSIPAAISCYLGVTEPAMFGINIKYVYPFVAAMIGSGLAGMVSTMFNVTANSIGVGGLPGILSIQNQYWIIFIICMAIAIVVPFVLTVVFRKYNIFNKSDQTIEASQPELGQ, from the coding sequence ATGGCAGATTACAAGCAAGATGCAAAACAATTGTTACAAGATATTGGAGGTCCGGAGAATATTTCTGCAGTTAGTCACTGTGCGACTCGGATGCGTTTTGTGCTAAATGATCCTGCAAAGGCGGATAGCAAAAAGATAGAAGAAATACCTGCAGTTAAAGGAACATTTACGCAAGCTGGTCAATATCAGGTTATTATCGGTAATGATGTCGCTACTTTTTATAATGAGTTTGCGAAAATTTCTGGTAAAGAAGGTGTTTCAAAAGATGAGGTGAAAGCAGCCAGTAAACAGAACCAAAATCCGGTTCAACGTGCTATGTCCGTTTTAGCTGAAATTTTTTCGCCTATTATTCCTGCAATTGTTGTCGGGGGGCTGATTTTAGGGTTCCGTAATATTTTAGAAGGCGTTCCGATGGAGTCACTTGGTCAACAGGTAATTGATGGTGCAGCACAATTTACTAAAGCTGGTGCTCCGATCTACAATACTATTGTAGATGTAAGTCAATTCTGGAGCGGCGTCAACAGTTTCTTATGGTTGATCGGCGAAGCTATTTTCCACTTCTTGCCAGTTGGAATCACATGGAGTATTGCTAAAAAAATGGGAACCACTCAAATACTAGGAATTGTTTTAGGAATTACATTAGTGTCACCGCAATTATTAAATGCTTACAGTGTAGCTGAAACAGCAGCTGCAGATGTTCCATTTTGGGACTTTGGTTATTTCCAAATTGATATGATTGGTTATCAAGCACAAGTTATTCCTGCTATGTTAGCTGGTTTCTTATTAGCTTATTTAGAGTTATGGCTGCGTAAAGTTATCCCGCAAGCTGTTTCAATGATTTTTGTACCGTTCTTCGCATTGGTACCGACTGTCTTGATTGCCCATACTGTTTTAGGTCCTATTGGCTGGGTTATCGGAGGATGGATTTCAAGTTTAGTTTATGCAGGATTAGGCAGTTCGGTCAATTGGCTATTTGGAGCTTTATTCGGCTTCTTGTATTCACCACTCGTTATTACGGGACTGCACCATATGTCAAATGCCATCGACTTGCAATTGATTGCAGACTATGGCGGAACCAATTTATGGCCAATGATCGCTTTATCGAATATTGCCCAAGGTTCTGCTGTACTAGCGATTATTTTCCTTCACCGCGGCGATAAAAAAGAAGAACAAGTTTCGATTCCAGCAGCTATTTCATGTTACTTGGGTGTAACAGAACCGGCGATGTTCGGGATCAATATCAAATACGTTTACCCCTTTGTAGCAGCAATGATCGGTTCTGGTCTAGCTGGAATGGTTTCAACGATGTTTAACGTTACAGCAAATTCAATCGGAGTCGGCGGACTTCCTGGGATTCTTTCAATTCAAAATCAATACTGGATCATCTTTATTATTTGTATGGCCATTGCTATTGTAGTGCCGTTTGTCTTAACTGTTGTGTTCCGCAAATACAATATCTTTAATAAATCAGATCAAACCATTGAAGCAAGCCAACCAGAATTAGGACAATAA
- the treC gene encoding alpha,alpha-phosphotrehalase, protein MSTFHEKVVYQIYPKSFKDSNGDGIGDLKGIIEKISYLASLEVDMLWLNPFFSSPQKDNGYDISNYTEIDPLFGTMEDFEVLVSEAKKHKMDIMLDMVLNHTSIEHEWFQKALAGDKKYQDYYILREPKADGTYPTNWVSKFGGPAWAPFGDTGKYYLHLYDVTQADLNWRNPEVRQELYEVVNFWLEKGVTGFRFDVINVIGKDEVLIDAEDQVGKSLYTDRPIAHQFIHELNQKSFGRIEGAMTVGEMSSTTIENGVAYSNPENEELSMVFSFHHLKVDYLNGEKWSLMPFDFMELKRLLDEWQVGMSEGNGWNALFWNNHDQPRAISRFGDPVHHFEASATMQAQTIHLLRGTPYIYQGEEIGMTDPGFEELADYVDVETHNAYAEMVEKGLSHEEAMEIIKVKSRDNSRTPMQWNNELHAGFTTGKPWLKVAENFHEINVEQEQANGSILNYYKQLIQLRKEMKVISEGSYRGILMDHPSVYAYVREYRGEQLLVLNHFYDERASVEIPKEFLERRCRYLIGNGVERELTELLTLAPYETIAFYFEA, encoded by the coding sequence TTGAGTACGTTTCATGAAAAAGTCGTTTACCAAATTTATCCAAAGTCTTTTAAAGATTCAAATGGAGATGGAATTGGAGATTTAAAAGGAATTATTGAAAAGATTTCTTATTTAGCAAGCTTGGAAGTGGATATGCTCTGGCTGAATCCTTTCTTTTCATCTCCGCAAAAAGATAATGGATACGATATTTCCAATTATACTGAAATTGATCCGTTATTTGGAACGATGGAAGACTTTGAAGTGCTCGTGTCAGAAGCTAAAAAACACAAAATGGATATTATGTTAGATATGGTTTTGAATCATACGTCAATTGAACATGAATGGTTCCAAAAAGCATTAGCCGGTGACAAGAAGTACCAAGATTACTATATTTTGAGAGAGCCAAAAGCTGATGGTACCTATCCAACCAACTGGGTCTCCAAATTTGGCGGCCCGGCTTGGGCACCGTTTGGCGATACGGGGAAGTACTATTTGCATCTTTATGACGTTACTCAAGCTGATTTAAATTGGCGCAATCCAGAAGTTCGTCAGGAGCTATATGAAGTGGTTAATTTTTGGCTGGAAAAAGGTGTGACTGGATTCCGGTTTGATGTGATCAATGTCATCGGAAAAGACGAAGTGCTGATTGATGCGGAAGACCAGGTAGGCAAATCGTTGTATACAGATCGGCCGATTGCCCATCAATTTATTCATGAGTTGAATCAAAAATCATTCGGACGGATCGAAGGAGCCATGACAGTTGGAGAAATGTCTTCAACGACGATAGAAAATGGTGTAGCTTATTCCAACCCTGAAAATGAAGAATTATCGATGGTCTTTAGTTTCCATCATTTGAAAGTTGATTACTTGAATGGGGAAAAATGGAGCTTGATGCCGTTTGATTTTATGGAGTTGAAACGGTTGCTGGATGAATGGCAAGTGGGTATGTCAGAAGGCAATGGATGGAATGCACTGTTTTGGAACAATCATGACCAACCGCGAGCGATCAGCCGTTTTGGAGACCCTGTTCATCATTTTGAAGCTTCGGCAACCATGCAGGCTCAAACCATTCATTTACTGCGTGGAACGCCTTATATTTATCAGGGAGAAGAAATAGGGATGACGGATCCTGGTTTCGAAGAATTAGCTGATTATGTTGATGTAGAAACACATAACGCCTATGCAGAAATGGTGGAAAAAGGGTTGTCGCACGAAGAAGCCATGGAGATCATTAAAGTAAAATCCCGTGACAACAGTCGGACGCCGATGCAATGGAATAATGAGTTGCATGCTGGCTTCACAACAGGAAAACCTTGGTTGAAAGTAGCTGAGAACTTCCATGAAATTAACGTGGAGCAAGAACAAGCAAACGGCTCGATTTTAAATTATTATAAACAATTGATTCAGTTGCGCAAGGAAATGAAAGTTATTTCTGAAGGTAGTTATCGGGGAATCTTAATGGATCATCCAAGTGTTTATGCTTACGTTAGAGAATACCGAGGAGAACAATTGTTGGTGTTGAATCACTTTTATGACGAACGGGCAAGTGTTGAGATACCAAAAGAATTCTTGGAACGCAGGTGCCGTTATTTGATTGGAAACGGTGTGGAAAGAGAATTGACCGAATTGCTGACACTGGCTCCTTATGAAACCATTGCATTTTATTTTGAAGCTTAA
- the treR gene encoding trehalose operon repressor — protein MNKFTEIYLEIEAAILNQSYLAGDLLPSENDLAKKYAVSRETIRKALALLLENGYIQKKQGKGSIVLDVKRFDFPVSGLTSYKELQAAQHFNSQTIVTQNILTTLPSFLADHLKLPEETTAIYVERQRQVNGEVVILDKDYLLTSVISDMPDEAARDSLYTYIEHTLELVIGYAQKEITVEPATAEDHRLMDLHDDTHVVVVRSDVYLEDTTLFQYTESRHRLDRFRFVEFARRRNPSETS, from the coding sequence ATGAATAAATTCACTGAAATTTACTTAGAAATTGAAGCGGCTATTTTAAATCAGTCTTATTTAGCTGGAGACCTCTTGCCAAGTGAAAATGACTTAGCAAAAAAATATGCTGTGTCTCGCGAAACCATTCGAAAAGCCTTGGCTTTGTTATTAGAAAATGGGTACATCCAAAAAAAACAAGGAAAAGGCTCAATTGTTTTAGATGTAAAACGCTTTGATTTCCCCGTTTCTGGCTTGACCAGCTACAAAGAATTGCAAGCGGCTCAACACTTCAACAGCCAAACGATTGTTACCCAAAATATTCTCACTACTTTGCCAAGCTTTTTAGCCGATCATTTAAAATTACCCGAAGAAACTACTGCCATTTATGTTGAAAGACAACGTCAAGTAAACGGTGAAGTCGTCATTTTAGATAAGGATTATCTTTTAACTTCCGTTATTTCTGATATGCCCGATGAGGCTGCACGTGATTCTCTCTATACTTACATTGAACATACCCTTGAATTAGTAATTGGCTATGCTCAAAAAGAAATTACGGTTGAACCGGCTACTGCTGAAGATCATCGATTAATGGATCTGCATGACGATACACATGTTGTGGTCGTCCGGAGTGATGTTTATTTAGAAGATACGACACTCTTTCAATATACCGAATCTCGGCACCGGTTGGACCGGTTCCGTTTTGTTGAATTTGCTCGGCGCCGAAACCCTAGTGAAACATCTTAA
- a CDS encoding 3D domain-containing protein — protein sequence MFNIKSKLFIASATLALTGVVAVSNPTEASAAEYDTTTWEARSVADIKQDIQNNEDGSTEYTIQWGDTLSSVAAATDTSLNALIDVNDINNANIIYSGNVISLSADHSTVTIEKEDEVVSYDVTQAEEAVEAETTQETEAPAEEAQAPVEETEAAAPVEQQPEETQATEAAEPAAQSGQTVTVQATAYSTNQPELSDTTATGINLNENPNVIAVDPSVIPLGSTVTIPGYGTFVAGDTGSAIQGNRIDIHMTDLNQALNFGRQTLTVQVSN from the coding sequence ATGTTTAACATAAAATCAAAATTATTTATCGCAAGTGCTACTTTAGCTCTAACAGGTGTTGTCGCTGTTTCAAACCCAACTGAAGCTTCAGCAGCAGAATATGATACGACTACTTGGGAAGCACGTTCAGTAGCCGATATTAAACAAGATATTCAAAATAACGAAGACGGCAGCACAGAATACACAATTCAATGGGGAGATACTTTATCTTCAGTAGCAGCTGCTACAGATACATCCCTTAATGCTTTGATTGATGTGAACGACATAAATAATGCCAACATTATTTATAGTGGCAATGTTATCTCTTTATCTGCTGATCATTCAACAGTTACCATCGAAAAAGAAGACGAAGTTGTCAGCTATGATGTAACCCAAGCTGAAGAAGCTGTCGAAGCTGAAACAACTCAAGAAACAGAAGCTCCAGCTGAAGAAGCACAAGCTCCTGTAGAAGAAACTGAAGCTGCTGCTCCTGTTGAACAACAACCAGAAGAAACACAAGCAACTGAAGCAGCTGAACCAGCAGCACAATCTGGTCAAACTGTTACAGTACAAGCTACTGCTTATTCAACAAATCAACCAGAATTAAGCGATACAACTGCAACAGGAATCAATTTAAATGAAAATCCTAATGTTATTGCTGTAGACCCAAGCGTTATTCCTCTAGGATCAACTGTTACTATCCCAGGATACGGTACATTTGTCGCTGGCGATACAGGTAGCGCTATTCAAGGAAACCGCATCGACATTCATATGACTGATTTAAACCAAGCTTTAAACTTTGGCAGACAAACACTAACTGTTCAAGTTTCAAACTAA
- the mnmE gene encoding tRNA uridine-5-carboxymethylaminomethyl(34) synthesis GTPase MnmE, giving the protein MSLEFETIAAISTPPGEGAIGIVRLSGEHAVEVADRVYQSGSKVLAEQKSHTIHYGHIQNPKTNEIVDEVMISVMRAPKTFTREDIVEINCHGGITSINQVLQVVLQHGARLAEPGEFTKRAFLNGRIDLSQAEAVMDLIRAKTDRAMHVALQQLDGNLSELIRQLRSDILDTLAQVEVNIDYPEYDDVETLTSQLLVEKARLVKAQIQQLLQTASQGKILREGLATAIIGRPNVGKSSLLNFLLQEEKAIVTEVAGTTRDVIEEYVNVRGVPLKLIDTAGIRETEDIVERIGVERSRQALQDADLVLLVFNQNEPLTEEDKLLIKATEQNHRIIILNKMDLPNRLDLSELEQLVDPSSIVKTSILTKSGIDRLEEQIASLFFAGQTGERDATYVSNVRHIALLNDAETALDDVINGIETGMPVDLVQIDMTRCWDLLGEITGDSVQDELLTQLFSQFCLGK; this is encoded by the coding sequence TTGTCATTAGAATTTGAAACAATTGCAGCTATCTCAACGCCGCCGGGTGAAGGTGCTATCGGTATCGTCCGCCTAAGCGGAGAACATGCAGTAGAAGTTGCTGATCGTGTTTACCAATCAGGATCGAAAGTTTTAGCAGAACAAAAAAGCCACACCATTCATTATGGACACATCCAAAATCCAAAGACGAATGAAATAGTTGATGAAGTAATGATTTCAGTCATGCGAGCTCCTAAAACCTTTACTCGTGAAGACATTGTTGAAATAAACTGCCATGGTGGAATCACTTCGATCAATCAAGTGCTTCAAGTCGTCTTGCAACATGGTGCCCGCTTAGCAGAGCCGGGTGAATTTACCAAACGGGCCTTTTTAAACGGCCGCATTGATTTGTCACAAGCAGAAGCTGTGATGGACTTGATTCGGGCCAAAACAGATAGAGCGATGCATGTTGCTTTACAACAATTGGATGGCAATTTATCTGAATTGATCCGTCAATTGCGTTCGGATATTTTAGATACGCTTGCTCAAGTAGAAGTGAACATTGATTATCCAGAATACGATGATGTAGAAACACTGACGTCTCAATTACTAGTCGAAAAAGCTCGGCTGGTAAAAGCTCAAATCCAACAATTGCTGCAAACAGCCAGCCAAGGAAAAATTTTAAGAGAAGGTTTGGCAACAGCGATTATTGGCCGACCTAATGTTGGGAAATCGAGTTTATTGAACTTCTTGCTGCAAGAAGAAAAGGCGATTGTGACGGAAGTTGCAGGAACAACGCGAGATGTGATTGAAGAATATGTCAATGTCAGAGGCGTTCCGTTGAAATTGATCGATACAGCCGGAATTCGTGAAACAGAAGATATTGTTGAACGCATTGGCGTTGAACGAAGTCGCCAAGCACTGCAAGATGCTGACTTAGTATTGTTGGTGTTTAACCAAAATGAACCATTAACTGAAGAAGACAAGTTATTAATAAAAGCAACCGAACAAAATCACCGCATTATTATTTTAAATAAAATGGATCTGCCTAATCGTTTAGATTTATCTGAATTAGAACAACTGGTTGACCCTAGTTCGATCGTGAAAACATCTATTTTAACTAAATCAGGTATCGATCGATTAGAGGAACAAATCGCCAGCTTGTTTTTTGCCGGTCAAACAGGTGAAAGAGATGCAACGTATGTTTCCAATGTCCGGCATATTGCTTTATTGAATGATGCTGAGACTGCTCTAGATGACGTCATCAATGGAATTGAAACGGGCATGCCAGTCGATCTAGTCCAAATTGATATGACTCGTTGTTGGGATCTTTTAGGAGAAATCACAGGAGACAGCGTGCAAGATGAACTGCTTACTCAACTATTCAGCCAATTCTGCCTAGGAAAATAA